The following are from one region of the Stanieria cyanosphaera PCC 7437 genome:
- a CDS encoding glycosyltransferase family 39 protein — protein sequence MPKLLKYFPWEWLLLSAVSVAVILRIINLESREFWYDEVLSLLLVTGQKKLYQNPSDVPILLANYKSLLSLPIENSFGDVLQTGEKLLKGLVAEPHPPLFYLGQHLWLRLFGNSVAAMRSLPVVYSIGAISCSYGLGRHLLGHRGGLLLAALLGLNPFYLFHSLNVRMYCSLVFWTVLSGWAILETIKAVTTSQQTKKVVIWSLILVFSVTAGFMTFYYFLFWVASLGVLVLLLDRKRWLYYGFLLSTGILITTPWLLWGTRQQLNNADLNRFAASGGLLATTWQHLEEMLQTFGNLLLIGDWANILPPVLITVTGVSAVAIAIGCGYSLVKHNQRQILFVAFIFGILPLLMMVAVDVISGKFTVGFGFGRSLIFILPGCLLLIAAWIEKASGKWQTLAAVGLLFFYLTVGTADFSLRHRWMFQQIADIIEQEPAQTSLIVMNSHAWGHVLRLAYYLPSDSSVMLLAQPTTKLIPALANTLTTGSQSYSRLLWLKSDRPVWGKPATTIEKQQIDAVLAPQFQLVQQQRLLGTWELDHFTASLYQHR from the coding sequence ATGCCTAAATTATTAAAATATTTTCCTTGGGAATGGTTACTGTTGAGCGCGGTTTCAGTAGCTGTAATTCTCCGAATTATTAATCTTGAAAGTCGAGAATTTTGGTATGACGAAGTTTTATCTTTACTCTTAGTCACAGGACAAAAGAAACTTTATCAAAATCCTTCTGATGTACCTATTTTATTAGCTAATTATAAATCTTTATTATCGTTACCTATAGAAAATAGTTTTGGAGATGTTCTTCAAACAGGAGAAAAATTATTAAAAGGTTTGGTAGCTGAACCCCATCCACCTTTGTTTTATCTTGGACAACATCTATGGTTGCGTTTATTTGGTAATTCGGTTGCAGCAATGCGTAGTCTACCAGTTGTTTATAGTATTGGGGCAATATCTTGTAGTTATGGTTTAGGTAGACATTTACTTGGACATCGTGGCGGTTTACTTTTAGCTGCTTTATTGGGTTTAAATCCTTTTTATTTGTTTCACTCTCTCAATGTCAGAATGTATTGTTCTCTCGTTTTTTGGACGGTATTGAGTGGCTGGGCAATCTTGGAGACGATTAAAGCAGTAACAACATCTCAACAAACTAAAAAAGTTGTAATTTGGAGTTTGATTCTTGTTTTTTCTGTCACAGCAGGATTTATGACTTTCTATTACTTCTTATTCTGGGTAGCTAGTTTAGGAGTATTAGTATTGTTGTTAGACCGCAAAAGATGGTTATACTACGGTTTTTTATTAAGTACTGGAATATTAATTACTACTCCTTGGTTACTGTGGGGAACAAGACAACAATTAAATAATGCAGATTTAAACAGATTTGCTGCTTCTGGTGGTTTGTTAGCAACAACTTGGCAGCATCTTGAAGAAATGCTACAGACTTTTGGGAATCTTTTATTAATCGGTGATTGGGCAAATATTTTACCTCCAGTCTTGATTACTGTAACAGGAGTTAGTGCAGTTGCGATCGCGATTGGTTGTGGTTACAGTTTAGTTAAACACAATCAAAGACAAATTTTATTCGTAGCTTTCATTTTTGGCATCTTACCCCTGTTAATGATGGTTGCGGTAGATGTAATTTCAGGAAAATTTACCGTTGGTTTTGGTTTCGGGCGATCGCTAATTTTTATTCTACCTGGTTGTTTATTGTTAATAGCTGCGTGGATCGAAAAAGCCTCGGGAAAGTGGCAAACTCTAGCAGCAGTCGGACTACTTTTCTTTTATTTAACTGTTGGTACTGCTGATTTCTCGTTGCGTCATCGGTGGATGTTTCAGCAAATTGCGGACATAATTGAGCAAGAACCAGCCCAAACTAGCTTAATTGTAATGAATTCTCATGCTTGGGGTCACGTTCTTCGTTTAGCTTATTATTTACCTTCCGACTCCTCCGTAATGTTACTTGCCCAACCTACTACTAAATTAATTCCTGCCTTAGCCAATACTTTGACTACAGGATCGCAATCATATTCACGTCTGCTTTGGCTAAAAAGCGATCGCCCTGTATGGGGAAAACCAGCAACCACGATTGAAAAACAACAAATCGATGCAGTTTTAGCACCCCAGTTTCAATTAGTCCAACAACAGCGATTACTAGGAACTTGGGAATTAGATCATTTCACCGCTAGTCTTTATCAACATCGTTAA
- a CDS encoding hybrid fatty acyl-AMP ligase/type I polyketide synthase has product MGGIKERSRLSKQYTFVEVLAERVAKQPEQTAFTFLQDGETELDSLTYQQLEQQARAIAFRLQENHAQGKRALLLYQPGLEFISAFLGCLYAGVIAVPAYPPRANRSIERLLAIVTDAEATFALTTQALQEKIETKFQENNQTEIQFIATDTIEIQLASNWRKPNLTEDTLAFLQYTSGSTGNPKGVMVSHSNIIANSLSINRCFQNTPEHIGVSWLPPYHDMGLIGCILQPIYVGVSMYMMAPVSFLQRPYRWLQAISKYRANTSGGPNFAYDLCVSQITPEQRDTLDLSCWELAFSGAEPVRAETIEQFSKYFSSCGFKQAAFYPCYGMAESTLLITGGNKQAEPVLKSFDKLAIEENRAVAPTDSEMATALVGCGQNIQQQQLILVNTDTFTQCSEGEIGEIWVNSASVAQGYWRNRELTETIFQASLATGEKPWLRTGDLGFLQAGELFVTGRLKDLIIIRGRNYYPQDIELTVDNAHPAVRAGNSAAFAVEIEGEEKLVIVQEIERSYLRKLNVTAVTKAIRKAVTEQHELNPYAIVLLKTGSIPKTSSGKIQRHACKAGFLEGSLQVVGEWQSGRREQPFARMHSSVYQLPVASQKQISIQNWLVENIAQRLGVDVSEIDIQEPFATLGLDSVQAVRLSADLEDWLEVKLSPTVIYDYPNIISLASYLVQEEQEEIDVENINQKLINSDIAIVGMGCRFPGANNPQEFWQLLRDGKDAISKVKGRWQGEDWGGFIENVDQFDPQFFGITPRETQRMDPQQRLLLEVSWEALENAGIASEQLTGSATGIFIGISSSDYSQLQLHYGTEIDAYAGTGNAHSIAANRLSYSLDLRGPSLTLDTACSSSLVAVHLACQSLKQGECQVAIAGGVNLMLSPELTETFSLAGMMAGDGRCKTFDAEADGYVRGEGCGVIILKRLEEARRDRDNILAVIKGSAINQDGKSNGLTAPNGLAQQAVIRQALINAGVQAGDISYVEAHGTGTKLGDPIEVNSLKNVLMQGRKENQTCYLGSVKTNIGHLEAAAGIAGLIKTVLCLQNQVIPANLHFNQLNPHINLAQTPIQIPNDLQPWQVEDKPRLAGVSSFGFGGTNAHVILQEADKQTQNSELIERPLHLFTISAKNELALQELVGNYAKFLQNNSDISLADFCYTANTGRTHFEHRLALVTESKDDLINKLINFQTDNKITRLNYSLVDKNNRTKIAFLFTGQGSQYIGMGYQLYQTQPTFRQALDRCDQILQPYLEKSLIEVLYPNNVEIIDELSLQDLHKTAYTQPAIFAVEYALAQLWLSWGIQPDLVMGHSVGEYVAAVIAGIFSLEDGLQLIAERGRLMQALPQQGAMYAVFANESIVQSVIEGYSEQVSIAAINSPQNIVISGEETALQQIISKLESQGINSKKLNVSHAFHSPLMQPILADFAKVAEKVTYSLPQIQIISNVTGKIITEEITTAQYWINHVIEPVKFAQGMQSLEQEKSQILLEVGAKPILLGMGRQCVTKTQGLWLPSLRPRKQDWQQILHNLAELYSQGLKINWQEFDQDYSRQKVALPTYPFQRQSYWLERKNQNNIVNTARKLLPIQNNKIDFYKINWQQLNINDLTITAKTWIIWTENQELGTKVAQQFQAKQQQCLLVNEQESLEKIVDCFRQNQQIAGIIYLDDLVDHQEQLTDRVIITHYQKHCQSILSLVQELFKQSITTSIWLVTKGSQNINEPINQSAIISSCLWGLGKAIASEHPEYWGGLVDLSNNFSTEEIDSLITAINYSEKEDYLAIRNKQIYVARLQELELSKQSLKINSDSYLITGGLGALGLKLAQWLGDKGAKNLILVGRNKPSLAAQEIINKLETKGTKVQVIQADITNLEAVNQIIAQYPSLKGIIHAAGVLNDGLLQNQTWERFEQVITPKTIGAWNLHQATQHLDLDFFVLFSSVASLIGSPGQGNYAVANASLDAIALVRQAQGLPALSINWGPWANSGMAAAKGFNRQGLHLIEPQSGLAVLEQLLSSKINHAQIGVLSVDWQELSQQFPPLKQSNFFAELISLEETAASSAKVQVFDDLLAIEPEKRTEYLTNYLQGAIAKILQVDPNQLATTDSLLDLGMDSLMLMEAINQLKGDLQLMLYPREFYERPRIDHLAGYLAAEFTKTHDKSVGANRGSLLHNHHSVSDLLNQNKKSNHTKKSVSLQPPLSSPIAFILSSPRAGSTLLRVMLAGHPQLCSPPELHLLPFDTMSEREQELGISQLGEGLKRAFMSLKGIDAQASQELVANLIKENLSVRDVYQLLQQLAGDRDRRERTSRSAPRQGRDRILVDKSPTYANNQETLAKAEALFTNAKYIHLVRHPYAMIESFARMRMDKLIGAGDSNPYHVAESIWSNSNQNILDLKTRIGSDRYFLVHYEELVAQPEKVMREVCDFLAIPFDPGVLNPYQGERMTDGVNNAGMSVGDPNFLNHKQIDANLANAWREIRLPIVLDTLTQTIARQLNYELLEEEINSTAHQEMREISINVRGLRICLCSWGPEEGPLVVCLHGILEQGAAWSEVAIRLAQKGYRVIAPDLRGHGRSDHVGKGGSYNLLDFLADIDAIVENLADRAFTLVGHSLGSVVAAIFASIRPQQINNLVLVETILPSEVAEEQTAEQLATHLDYLASPPEHPVFPNVEAAAERLRQGTPAISKALAMLLAERITEPCEGGVRWRWAALLRTRAGVGYNGIERSRYLGLLKRIKAPITLVYGDKSNFNRQEDLSAQQIAMPDAEKVVIPGGHNLPLEAPSALAKIISSAVALTNKLIP; this is encoded by the coding sequence ATGGGTGGCATCAAAGAGAGGAGTCGATTGAGTAAGCAGTATACCTTTGTCGAAGTATTAGCAGAACGAGTAGCCAAGCAGCCCGAGCAAACTGCTTTTACCTTTTTGCAGGATGGAGAAACGGAGTTAGATAGCCTAACTTATCAACAATTAGAACAACAAGCTCGTGCGATCGCATTTCGATTACAAGAGAATCATGCTCAAGGTAAGAGAGCATTGTTATTGTATCAGCCAGGATTAGAATTTATCAGTGCCTTTTTAGGTTGTCTTTATGCTGGTGTCATTGCTGTACCTGCTTATCCTCCTCGTGCTAATCGTTCGATTGAGCGTTTACTGGCAATTGTTACCGATGCTGAAGCGACTTTTGCCTTGACTACTCAAGCACTTCAAGAAAAAATCGAAACTAAATTCCAAGAAAATAACCAAACGGAAATTCAATTTATTGCTACTGATACAATTGAGATTCAACTGGCTAGTAATTGGCGCAAACCTAACCTCACAGAAGATACTCTGGCTTTTTTACAATACACCAGTGGTTCGACAGGTAACCCGAAAGGGGTAATGGTTAGCCACAGCAATATTATTGCTAACTCACTCTCAATTAATCGTTGTTTTCAAAATACTCCCGAACATATTGGGGTTTCTTGGCTACCGCCTTATCATGACATGGGTTTGATTGGTTGTATTCTGCAACCTATTTATGTCGGTGTCTCGATGTATATGATGGCACCTGTCAGTTTTTTACAACGCCCCTATCGTTGGCTACAGGCTATTTCTAAATATCGGGCAAATACTAGCGGTGGTCCTAATTTTGCTTATGATCTTTGTGTAAGTCAGATTACCCCCGAACAAAGAGACACTCTTGATCTCAGTTGCTGGGAATTAGCGTTTTCTGGGGCTGAACCAGTACGGGCGGAAACTATTGAGCAATTTAGTAAATATTTTAGCTCTTGTGGCTTTAAACAAGCAGCTTTTTATCCCTGTTACGGGATGGCAGAATCTACTTTATTAATCACTGGAGGCAATAAACAAGCTGAACCAGTTTTAAAAAGTTTTGATAAATTAGCTATAGAAGAAAATCGAGCAGTTGCGCCTACTGATTCAGAAATGGCTACCGCTTTAGTCGGTTGTGGTCAAAATATTCAACAACAACAGTTAATCTTAGTTAATACCGATACCTTCACTCAATGTTCGGAAGGAGAAATTGGGGAAATCTGGGTTAATAGTGCAAGTGTAGCCCAGGGATATTGGCGGAATCGAGAACTAACGGAGACAATTTTTCAAGCTAGTTTAGCAACAGGGGAAAAGCCTTGGTTACGAACAGGTGATTTAGGCTTTTTACAAGCAGGGGAATTATTTGTAACCGGTCGTTTAAAAGATTTAATTATCATTCGTGGACGTAATTATTATCCTCAAGACATTGAACTAACAGTTGATAACGCTCATCCTGCGGTTCGTGCTGGCAATAGTGCTGCTTTTGCGGTGGAAATTGAGGGAGAAGAAAAGTTAGTTATTGTCCAAGAAATTGAGCGGAGTTATCTGCGTAAGTTAAACGTAACAGCAGTAACTAAAGCCATCCGTAAAGCAGTTACAGAACAACATGAATTAAATCCCTATGCAATAGTTTTACTCAAAACTGGTAGTATTCCGAAAACATCAAGCGGTAAGATTCAACGTCATGCTTGTAAGGCTGGTTTTTTAGAAGGTAGTTTGCAAGTTGTCGGCGAGTGGCAGTCTGGTAGGAGAGAACAGCCGTTCGCCCGTATGCATTCATCGGTATATCAATTACCAGTTGCCAGTCAAAAACAAATTAGTATTCAAAATTGGTTAGTAGAAAATATTGCCCAGAGATTGGGTGTAGATGTTAGTGAAATAGATATACAAGAACCTTTTGCAACTTTAGGCTTGGATTCAGTTCAAGCTGTTAGATTATCGGCGGATTTGGAAGATTGGTTGGAAGTTAAATTATCACCAACTGTGATCTACGATTATCCCAATATTATTAGTTTAGCTAGTTATTTGGTACAAGAAGAGCAAGAGGAAATAGATGTAGAAAATATCAATCAAAAGTTAATTAATTCTGACATTGCCATTGTCGGGATGGGTTGTCGTTTTCCAGGGGCAAATAATCCGCAAGAATTTTGGCAATTATTGAGAGATGGTAAGGATGCTATTTCTAAAGTTAAAGGACGTTGGCAGGGAGAAGATTGGGGTGGATTTATTGAAAATGTCGATCAATTCGATCCGCAATTTTTCGGCATTACTCCCCGCGAAACCCAAAGAATGGATCCCCAACAAAGGTTATTGTTAGAAGTTAGTTGGGAAGCCTTAGAAAATGCTGGCATTGCTAGCGAACAATTAACAGGCAGTGCTACAGGGATATTTATTGGGATTAGTAGTAGTGACTATTCTCAATTACAGTTACACTATGGTACTGAAATAGATGCCTATGCAGGGACGGGTAATGCCCATAGTATTGCAGCTAATCGTCTTTCCTATAGTTTAGATTTACGAGGTCCTTCTTTAACCTTAGATACCGCTTGTTCTTCTTCTTTGGTAGCGGTTCATCTTGCCTGTCAAAGTTTAAAACAGGGAGAATGTCAAGTTGCGATCGCGGGTGGGGTAAACTTGATGTTATCTCCAGAATTAACCGAAACGTTTTCTTTAGCAGGGATGATGGCAGGAGATGGACGTTGCAAGACATTCGATGCCGAAGCTGATGGTTATGTCAGGGGTGAAGGTTGTGGTGTAATTATTTTAAAACGTCTTGAAGAGGCAAGGCGCGATCGCGATAATATTTTAGCAGTTATTAAAGGATCGGCAATTAATCAAGATGGTAAAAGTAATGGTTTAACTGCCCCTAATGGACTGGCACAACAAGCAGTTATTCGTCAAGCATTGATTAATGCTGGTGTACAGGCAGGAGATATTAGTTATGTTGAGGCACATGGTACAGGCACTAAGTTAGGAGATCCTATCGAAGTTAATTCTCTTAAAAATGTTTTAATGCAGGGCAGAAAAGAGAATCAAACTTGCTATTTGGGTTCAGTTAAAACTAACATTGGGCATTTGGAGGCAGCAGCAGGGATTGCTGGTTTGATTAAAACTGTTCTTTGTCTACAAAATCAAGTTATTCCCGCTAATTTACACTTTAATCAATTAAATCCTCATATCAATCTCGCTCAGACTCCGATTCAAATCCCTAATGATTTACAACCTTGGCAAGTAGAAGACAAACCCAGATTAGCAGGAGTTAGTTCATTTGGTTTTGGGGGAACTAATGCCCATGTAATTTTACAAGAGGCAGACAAGCAAACCCAAAATTCTGAATTGATTGAACGTCCCCTTCATCTATTCACTATTTCTGCTAAAAATGAACTAGCTTTGCAAGAATTAGTAGGAAACTATGCCAAGTTTTTACAAAATAATTCTGATATTTCTTTAGCAGATTTTTGTTATACAGCTAATACAGGTAGAACTCATTTTGAACATCGTTTGGCACTTGTTACTGAGTCTAAGGATGATTTAATCAACAAATTAATTAATTTTCAGACAGACAATAAAATAACTCGATTAAATTACAGTTTAGTTGATAAAAATAACCGAACTAAAATTGCTTTTCTATTTACAGGGCAAGGTTCGCAATATATTGGTATGGGTTATCAACTTTATCAAACTCAGCCAACTTTTCGTCAAGCTTTAGATCGTTGTGACCAAATTTTACAACCTTATTTAGAAAAATCTTTAATTGAGGTTCTGTATCCCAACAATGTAGAAATAATTGATGAATTATCCTTACAAGATTTACATAAAACGGCTTATACTCAACCAGCTATTTTTGCAGTCGAATATGCTTTAGCACAATTATGGTTGTCGTGGGGTATTCAACCTGATCTAGTCATGGGGCATAGTGTTGGGGAATATGTCGCAGCAGTTATTGCAGGGATATTTAGTTTAGAAGATGGTTTGCAACTAATTGCCGAACGAGGTAGGTTAATGCAAGCTTTACCTCAGCAAGGGGCAATGTATGCTGTTTTTGCTAATGAATCGATAGTTCAATCGGTAATTGAAGGTTATTCAGAACAAGTTTCAATTGCTGCAATTAATAGTCCCCAAAACATTGTCATTTCTGGAGAAGAAACAGCTTTACAACAGATTATTTCTAAGTTGGAATCTCAAGGAATTAATTCTAAAAAGCTCAATGTTTCTCATGCTTTTCACTCTCCTTTGATGCAGCCAATTCTAGCTGATTTTGCTAAAGTTGCTGAAAAAGTAACTTATTCTTTGCCTCAAATTCAGATTATTTCTAACGTTACAGGAAAAATAATTACAGAAGAAATAACCACGGCACAATATTGGATTAATCATGTCATTGAACCAGTAAAATTTGCTCAAGGAATGCAATCTTTAGAGCAAGAAAAATCTCAGATTTTGTTAGAAGTTGGGGCTAAACCAATTTTACTCGGAATGGGGCGACAATGTGTAACTAAAACTCAAGGTTTATGGTTGCCTAGTTTGCGTCCCAGAAAACAGGACTGGCAGCAAATTTTGCACAATTTGGCTGAATTGTATAGTCAAGGATTAAAAATTAATTGGCAGGAATTTGACCAAGATTATTCACGTCAAAAAGTTGCTTTACCTACTTATCCTTTTCAACGTCAAAGTTACTGGTTGGAAAGAAAAAACCAAAATAATATAGTTAATACAGCTAGAAAATTATTACCAATTCAAAATAATAAAATTGATTTCTATAAAATTAATTGGCAACAGCTAAATATTAATGATTTAACAATTACTGCTAAAACTTGGATTATTTGGACAGAAAATCAGGAATTAGGAACAAAAGTTGCTCAACAATTTCAAGCAAAACAGCAACAATGTTTATTAGTTAATGAACAAGAATCTCTTGAAAAAATAGTAGATTGTTTTCGACAAAATCAGCAAATAGCAGGAATAATTTATTTAGATGATTTAGTTGATCATCAAGAACAATTAACTGATCGAGTAATTATTACTCACTACCAAAAACATTGCCAAAGTATTTTATCCTTAGTTCAAGAATTATTTAAGCAATCTATTACTACATCAATTTGGTTGGTAACTAAAGGTAGTCAAAATATTAATGAACCAATTAATCAATCGGCAATCATCTCAAGTTGTCTCTGGGGTTTAGGAAAAGCGATCGCGTCAGAACATCCTGAGTATTGGGGTGGTTTAGTTGATTTAAGTAATAATTTTTCAACTGAGGAAATTGATAGTTTAATTACTGCAATTAATTATTCTGAAAAAGAAGATTATTTAGCAATTAGAAATAAACAGATTTATGTAGCTAGATTACAGGAATTAGAGTTATCAAAACAATCATTAAAAATTAATTCTGATTCTTATTTAATTACTGGAGGCTTGGGGGCATTAGGGTTAAAATTAGCCCAATGGTTAGGAGATAAGGGAGCTAAAAATTTAATTTTAGTAGGTAGAAATAAACCTTCTTTAGCAGCCCAAGAAATTATCAACAAATTAGAAACCAAAGGAACAAAGGTTCAAGTTATTCAAGCTGACATTACTAATTTAGAAGCAGTAAACCAAATAATTGCTCAATATCCATCTTTAAAAGGAATTATTCATGCTGCTGGTGTATTGAATGATGGTTTATTACAGAATCAAACTTGGGAGAGATTTGAGCAAGTAATCACACCCAAAACTATTGGGGCGTGGAATTTGCACCAAGCAACCCAACATCTAGATTTAGATTTCTTTGTCCTCTTCTCTTCGGTTGCTTCCTTAATCGGTTCACCAGGACAAGGTAATTATGCCGTAGCTAATGCTAGTTTAGATGCGATCGCTCTTGTGCGTCAAGCCCAGGGTTTACCTGCCCTTAGTATTAATTGGGGCCCTTGGGCTAATTCGGGAATGGCTGCTGCTAAAGGGTTTAATCGTCAAGGTTTACATTTGATTGAACCTCAATCAGGGTTAGCGGTTTTAGAGCAATTATTAAGTAGTAAGATTAATCATGCTCAAATAGGAGTATTATCAGTTGATTGGCAAGAGTTAAGTCAACAGTTTCCGCCTTTAAAACAGTCTAATTTCTTTGCTGAGTTGATAAGTTTAGAAGAAACCGCAGCATCTTCTGCAAAAGTACAGGTTTTTGACGACTTATTAGCCATTGAGCCAGAAAAAAGAACCGAATACCTAACTAACTATCTTCAAGGTGCGATCGCAAAAATTTTACAAGTCGATCCTAATCAACTTGCCACTACTGATAGTTTATTAGACCTTGGCATGGATTCTTTGATGCTAATGGAAGCCATTAATCAACTCAAGGGTGACTTGCAACTGATGCTTTACCCAAGAGAATTTTACGAACGTCCACGCATTGATCATTTAGCTGGTTACTTAGCTGCCGAATTTACTAAAACCCACGATAAATCAGTAGGGGCGAACCGCGGTTCGCTCTTACATAACCATCATTCTGTTTCTGATCTCTTAAATCAGAATAAAAAGAGCAACCACACCAAAAAATCCGTTTCTTTACAGCCCCCTCTTTCTTCTCCCATTGCCTTTATTCTTTCTAGTCCAAGGGCAGGTTCAACTCTACTCAGGGTAATGTTAGCAGGGCATCCTCAGCTTTGTTCTCCTCCCGAATTGCATTTACTTCCTTTCGATACTATGAGTGAGAGGGAACAAGAATTAGGAATATCTCAGTTAGGAGAAGGGCTAAAACGAGCCTTTATGAGCTTAAAAGGTATAGATGCCCAAGCAAGTCAGGAACTAGTTGCCAATTTAATCAAAGAAAATCTTTCCGTCAGAGATGTTTATCAACTGCTGCAACAACTGGCAGGCGATCGCGACCGCAGAGAGCGAACCTCTCGCTCCGCGCCTCGCCAAGGGCGAGATCGCATCTTAGTTGATAAATCTCCCACTTACGCTAACAACCAAGAAACTCTAGCCAAAGCAGAAGCTTTATTTACCAACGCTAAATACATTCATTTAGTTCGTCATCCCTATGCCATGATCGAATCTTTTGCCAGAATGCGCATGGATAAATTAATTGGTGCAGGGGATAGTAATCCTTACCATGTAGCAGAATCGATCTGGAGTAATAGTAATCAAAATATTCTTGATTTAAAAACTAGAATTGGTAGCGATCGCTATTTCTTAGTTCATTATGAAGAATTAGTCGCCCAACCAGAAAAAGTGATGCGGGAAGTTTGCGACTTTTTGGCTATTCCTTTCGATCCAGGAGTTTTAAATCCCTATCAAGGTGAGCGCATGACGGATGGAGTCAATAACGCAGGTATGTCTGTCGGCGATCCCAATTTCCTCAACCACAAACAAATCGATGCCAATCTAGCTAATGCTTGGCGAGAAATCAGATTACCGATTGTTTTAGACACATTAACTCAAACTATTGCCCGCCAACTAAATTATGAATTACTTGAAGAGGAAATCAACTCAACTGCACATCAAGAGATGCGCGAAATTTCAATTAATGTCAGGGGTTTAAGGATCTGCTTATGTAGTTGGGGACCAGAAGAAGGACCTTTAGTAGTTTGTCTTCATGGTATCCTCGAACAAGGTGCAGCTTGGTCAGAAGTAGCGATTCGTTTGGCTCAAAAAGGTTATCGAGTGATTGCACCAGATTTACGTGGGCATGGACGTTCGGATCACGTCGGTAAGGGCGGTTCTTACAATTTACTCGACTTTTTGGCAGATATTGACGCGATTGTCGAAAATTTAGCAGATCGAGCCTTTACTTTAGTGGGGCATTCTTTAGGTTCAGTAGTAGCTGCAATATTTGCTAGTATTCGTCCGCAGCAAATTAATAATTTAGTTTTAGTCGAAACAATTTTACCGAGCGAAGTAGCAGAAGAGCAAACAGCAGAACAATTAGCTACTCATCTCGATTACCTAGCTTCGCCACCCGAACATCCAGTCTTTCCTAATGTTGAAGCAGCAGCAGAACGTTTACGTCAAGGAACTCCAGCTATTTCTAAAGCCTTGGCAATGTTACTGGCAGAAAGAATTACCGAACCCTGCGAAGGTGGTGTGAGATGGCGTTGGGCAGCTTTATTACGTACGAGGGCTGGTGTTGGTTATAATGGCATCGAGCGATCGCGTTATTTGGGATTACTCAAACGCATCAAAGCCCCTATTACTTTAGTTTACGGCGATAAGAGTAATTTTAATCGTCAAGAAGATTTATCTGCCCAACAAATTGCCATGCCTGATGCGGAAAAAGTTGTAATTCCTGGTGGACATAATTTACCTTTAGAAGCACCTTCAGCGTTGGCAAAAATTATTAGTAGTGCCGTAGCTTTAACTAATAAATTGATTCCTTAG
- the lspA gene encoding signal peptidase II, with amino-acid sequence MKKNSAFWLVAIVGLIVDQLSKYLVVQSFTEVGNTLPLWQGVFHFTYVINTGAAFSVFRGGVGWLRWLSLAVSIGLMILAWRGPKLPLLEQLGYGCILAGALGNGIDRFIFGYVVDFLDVRLIQFPVFNLADVFINVGIVLLLIASFKPTTPTQKSKR; translated from the coding sequence ATGAAAAAAAACAGTGCCTTTTGGTTAGTAGCCATTGTTGGTTTAATTGTAGACCAGTTATCCAAATATTTAGTAGTACAAAGCTTTACCGAAGTAGGGAATACTCTACCTTTATGGCAAGGAGTCTTTCATTTTACTTATGTCATCAACACGGGGGCTGCTTTTAGTGTGTTTCGTGGTGGAGTAGGATGGTTACGCTGGTTATCTTTAGCCGTTAGTATTGGGTTAATGATTCTAGCTTGGCGCGGTCCTAAACTACCCTTATTAGAACAACTAGGTTATGGGTGTATTTTGGCTGGGGCATTGGGTAATGGAATTGATCGCTTTATTTTCGGTTATGTAGTAGATTTTTTAGATGTACGCTTAATTCAATTTCCTGTGTTTAATTTAGCTGATGTTTTTATCAATGTTGGAATTGTCTTGTTGCTGATTGCTAGTTTTAAGCCCACTACCCCTACTCAAAAAAGTAAAAGATAA